In the genome of Aequorivita sp. H23M31, the window TCTCCCGTTGCATTGGTAGCGGTGAATTGTCCGGGTGCCTTATCACTCTCGTTAAAAGTCAAGGAGGAAGGACCCGGCGCGAGAGTTGAGACTTGCGCTGCTTGTCCTGGCTGGAGGTATTTGTTTGCAGTGGAACCTGAAGTATTGGTGCCATTGCCATCCGTAAGATTTACGGTAACAAAAGCTCCATGGTCGCCCAGGTTTGGATCATAAACATAATAATACAATGGATTTACATTAACAGCGCTACCCATTAAACTGTTTACATCCACAACACCTTGATAAGGATTTCCAAACATCGCAAAATCCCTTGTATTTACTGTAGAGAAATTCTGAATAGCAGTACCGACTTTTAAGGTTCCCGTAGCGCGCAATGTTGTCGCGCTCGAGGCATTCATATCGCTCAAATCTAAACTTCTATCTCCCCTTAACCACATCAAAAAGGATTCACCTGCGTGAAGTAGGTTGGTATCTGTATTATCTATGGCTCCAAAATCCTGATTGCTATAATTCAAACGGAACATGGAGGGAGCTCCAGTTACTGTACCATCAAATCCATTTTCTTGGTCAATGGTAGATCCTGTTATGTGAGTTCCAAAACCTGGAGATGGGTTATGAGTATTACTGGTAGCTCCTTCCTGCCAATTGGCATGTATGGAAGTTGTGGTTGTAACCGCGCTACTTATCATCCTATAGGATTGCTTGTCACTTAAATAACGATGCACCGTTGCATTTCCAGTAACCGTAGAACCTGCTGGTACTGGGCCAAGTTCGCCATTTCTTGTAGGAGTACTTGCGAACCAGAGATTCCCTTTGTTCAAAATATTACCAGCAATAGTGAGCACATTTTCAATCTTTAATTGTGCTCCATCAGTTATTATAACATTGCGTGTGCTGGTGTTGAGTGGTAACGACGCTGTACCATTTATTATAAAAACATCATCTTGCAATGTAGAAATCCCATTGGGATTATAAGGAGTCCAATTTCCATTTAAATAAAAGAAACCTTCAAAATCCCCAACAATACTAAGATCTCGGAATCTTATAGAACTTGAGCCATTTACTTTTTCAAATTTTATCCGTCCTTCGTTCCCATTTAGGGAAGAAAGATCTATAAGTTGTGTAAATGTCCCATAACTTGATGGTGTGGGAATGGTAACAACCTCCGTAAAGGTCCCTCCATTATCATTAGAAACTGAAATTTTCATTTCTTGGCCATTATTCCCTCCATAGGTTGTCATATCAAAAATAACCGTAAGATTTTCATACTGCGAAAAATCAATTTGTGCCGAAATAACACTGCCATTATTAATTTGCAAAAAACCACCGCCACTGCTTATTAAAACCGTATTGTTAAATATAAAGTCTTCACTTATAGCTCTATTTAGATCACCTTGGATACGGAAGGGGTTAAAATAAGGAAGAACTAAAGGAACTGGATCAGAAACGGTATAGCTATGTTCCGGACTAACTGTTGTGGCAGGGGAGGCGTGAGCATCAGTAGCCTGAATTTCATAATAAACCGTTGTACCATCAGGATGTGCGGGGATTGGGCTAACTGCCTGAAACAAAACTCCACCTAATAAAGCCATGGAAATTGTATTATTTAAATTTCCCGAAACGGTACCCCAATGCAGTTCTGCTGAAGATATACCGTCCACATCAACTATTGCAGCGGAAACCAATACAGGGTCTGAGGAGGTAACATACTCCTTCATCGGATTTTGTTCAATGAGAGATATTGAGGGTCCCGTATTTCCACCTCCAGCAAAAGCTGTCCATGAAATATCATCAATTATTACTTGTTTACTTGTAATATTCCGAATTTCGATAACGACATTTCCCAAAATGTTAATATTATCAACTTGGAAAATGTGTTCATCAAAATCATCGAATCCGGTAGAAACGCCCTTAGAAATTCCATTTACAAACAATTCCACTTGGCGATCTCCGCCCCCTGTAAAACCTTTGTAAAGTTTTAAACTAAAATTGCCAATTCCACCTGGAATTGGGCTTGATGTAATCTTACTTTCATCCGACGAGCGCCGAAGCATAAGTGCAGGGAGTTCAATTCCCGATCCATTTGCATCCCCATTACCATCACGAGATGCAACATACGTCCAAGTGACACCATTATTTCCGACAAATGAACCGTCTTCATAATTAGTACCAGCAGGAGAGTTGGCAAAATTCTCCAATCCCTGACTCCATCCCACGGATGAAACAAAGAAAATCAGCAATAGAAATCTGCCCCAATTATTAAATACTGTTGTTTCCATAATAATCCATATTTAAAATTAAACTTCAAAGAAAAACTCAATACAACTGAATAAATATTCTTTGCAATTATTAGGGAGTAATTGTTATTGGGGAGGATTACAATTGGGGAATTATTATAATAATAATAACTGGGGAAGGTATTTTTGAGGAGGGAAAATTAGTGGGGAAATAACACTTCGAATATACATATTATATCTCAGGAATGTTCATCAAGTTGCGAAAATTCTGAATTTTGGCTTACATATTCGGGAATAAGACATTTTAGCTTTTGAATTATAAACTTCTTTTTCCCAATACTATTCGCTAATTTTTCAAGTTCGTCCAAAGAGCTGCAAATTTCATCGTAATCGTGGTCCATTACCCTGCCCACCATAATTTTTGGGTGAAAGGTTGGAAGAGTGGTCTCTCCATCAATCAACAATTCCTCATATAATTTTTCACCTTCTCTTAAACCGACGATTTCTATTGGTATGTCCACGTATGGCCTTAACCCCGAAAGCTTGATCATTCTTTCGGCCATATCCAAAATCTTGACCGGTTTACCCATGTCGAAAACAAAAATCTCACCTCCATGGCCCATTGTTCCAGCTTGCAATACCAATTGACACGCCTCTTTGATGGTCATAAAATACCGTGTAATGTCTTTGTGGGTAACGGTAACCGGACCGCCTCTTTTAATTTGTTCCTTAAAGAAAGGAATTACCGACCCATTGCTTCCCAAAACGTTTCCAAAACGGGTGGTTATAAATTTTGTTTTCACATTCGGTCTTTTCTGGAGGGCCTGAACATACATTTCGGCAGCTCTCTTAGAGGCACCCATTACGTTACTGGGGTTTACCGCCTTATCCGTCGAGATCATAACAAATCGTTCGCAACCGTATTTGATAGCAAGATCAGCTAGAGTACGGGTTCCGATTATATTGGCCCGAATACCTTCACGCGGATGTCTTTCTATCATTGGCACATGTTTGTAGGCTGCGGCGTGATAAACAATCTCAAAACGGTATTTATCAAAAATACCCTTCATTCGGTCCTTATTGGTCACATCGGCCAAATACACCTGGTAATTTAATTGCGGGTGATTGTTTTTGAGATAAAGATCTATCCCGTGCAAGGGACTTTCTGCGTTATCCAGAACTATCAATCTTTTGGGTTCCAGTTCGGCTATTTGGCGGACAAGCTCGCTTCCTATACTTCCGGCCCCACCGGTGACCAAAATGTTTTTGCCCCGCAGATCTTCCGAAATCAATTTGATGTCCGTTTCAATCACGTGCCGCTCCAACAAATCTTCAATTTGCAGGGGAGCAATTTTAAATTCCATATCGGAATGTTTTTCCCATCTTTCAGGTAGCGAAGTGCTATACACCTCCATTCCTACCGAAAAGGCATGCTCCATAATTTGATTTTTCTCAACCACGGAAAGCATGTCACCTACCAATAATACCCCTTCAACATTGAAATTTACCCGAATATCCCGAAGGTCATCCTCAATGTCATCACAACAGTTGAGTACAGGTAGATTCATAATCTTAAAGTTGTTCCTTTTTTCGCTCATTGACAAAAATGCCACTGGTTGGTAGGGCGCGGTAGGATCACTTATTAATGATTGGGCCAATCCAATACTCTTATCGCTTACACCAAAGATTATCAATCTTTTCTTGGAGGAACTCTGGGCTGCCGTAGCTTTCAAAAAACGATAGGATTCCTTTACCGACACTCGCAATGCAACTAGGAAGATAAAGGACAAAATCGCATAAAGCAGTAGATCCATCCAAGAAAATATTTCGTGGGAACCAAAGGATTTATACGCGCTGTTTCCGATCATGGATATTAAAAACATGGCAACGGTAGCCATCGCTAACCTATAAACATCGGTAAAGGTACTATGTCTGATAATCCCCGAGTAGGAGCGGAAGAGTACGAAACAAATAAGATGGATAGAAACTAAAATAACCGCCCTTTGAAAAAAGCTAAATACATCGTTTGACTGTAGCGAAGTATCGGCCAAAAGAAAGACAGAAACCGTGTAGGAAAAAACGCAAATTGCCAGATCAATAGAAAGAACAACCCACCTTGGAAGGAATCGTTGATCGAGAACGAACCTCCTGAAAAGACCATATCTTTTATTAAAAAATCTTTGAATGGTTTTGCCTCGCCGCATAATCTTATGAATTAAAATAAGCCAAAATAGATTTCTCTATGCGTTCCCGCTCAATTTCGGTTAAATTACTTCCCGACGGAAGACAGAGTCCGTTTTTAAAAATTGATTCACTGGTTCCATCGCCATAATAAGGTGCATCCTTAAAAACAGGTTGCAGATGCATCGGTTTCCATATCGGTCTGGATTCTATGTTTTCGCTTAAAAGTGCCTCCCTTAAACCATCAGGGTTAATATTGTTATCCGGATTATTAAATATAATACAACTAAGCCAATGATTACTAAAAAACTCAGGGTTTGGTTCACTAAAAACATCAATTCCATCTATGGGATTAAAAATACCTTTATAAAATTGATTCATTTTTCGACGTAATGCTACATGATCATCGAGTATCTCCATCTGTCCTCTTCCAATACCAGCACATACATTGCTCAACCTATAGTTATACCCAATATGACTATGTTGATAATGAGGCGCTTCATCGCGCGCTTGGGTTGCTAAAAAAACAGCTTTGGATTTATGTTGGGGATTTCTGGAAACTAATGCACCTCCACCGGATGTGGTAATGATTTTGTTGCCATTGAATGAAAGGATAGAAATATCACCAAATGTACCGCATTTTCTTTCCTTATAAGTACTTCCTAGGGCTTCGGCACTATCTTCTACTATCGGAATTCCGTATTTATCGGCTATCTCCCGTATTTCTTCTGCCTTATATGGCATTCCATAAAGATGAACGGCAACAATGGCTTTTGGCTTTTTCCCTTTAGCTGTTCTAGATTTTATAGCCTCTTCAAGATAATGTGGACTTATATTCCAGGTTTCGGATTCACTATCAACAAAAACTGGAGTCGCTCCAAGATAAACAATTGGATTAGCAGATGCAGAAAATGTTAAACTCTGGCATATTACTTCATCACCCCGACCTACGCCAAGTAATATTAATGCTAAATGGATAGCAGCCGTACCCGAGCTAAGTGCAGCGACGTGACTTTCTTCTCCCAAATAGGATTCTATGGCGAGCTCAAATCCGCTTACATTAGGTCCTAATGGTGCAATCCAATTGGATGCAAATGCTTCCTGGACATAATCTTGTTCGCTTCCGCCCATATGAGGCGATGAGAGGTAAATCTTTTCATTCATTGTCTATGTTATCCCCTTGAAGTCCTGAATGCATTATTTAAGTATTTTGAACAATCTGGGGAAAAATTTCATTTGGTTAATCGTCTAATTCTTCACTATTTATTGTCTAAATACCAGAATTTAGATAGCTTGTGGGGAAAGAGCAAAGTTAAAAATATTTAAGCTATAAAATAATTTATGCCTAAAATAAATCGAAATATAGGAAAAGTCCTTTAGCTCGGCACGAATTTGGATAGCCCGTTTTATGTAGCATTTGAAATGTTCCGATTTCCCGACCTCATCAATTCAAGATTTTATTTTGTAAACCTCAATGGATAATGCGAAGAGCGGTTGCCCACATAATTTTGAGGTCCTCCCAAAATGAGCGGTTATAATAATAATCAAGGTTCATTTTCACCTTGTCGGGAAAAATAACCTCGTCATTATATTTCAACGGATCTGCCTGAAGTTGAAGTAGCGCATCTTCATCAATATATTTCAACGCGGTCCAACTGCAAAGTCCGGGCTTTAATTCCAAAATCTTGCGATCCTCTCCCTGCAATTGGTCGTAATATCCTAAAATATCTGGTCGGGGACCCACAAAACTCATTTGACCAACGAATATATTAAATAGTTGGGGCAGTTCATCCATCTTGGATCTGCGCAAAAATCTCCCGTACTTGCTAATCTGGTCGGTTTGAGCATGCATAGTGCGGATTTTAAAAATCTGAAATGGTTTTCCATATTGACCAATTCGGGTTTGAAGAAAAAGTCCTTTACCCGTATCCAGAAAAGAGAAGAGTACCAATAAAAGGATAAGCCACCCAAAAAGGAACAGTAAAAGAAACGAAAGCAAAAAATCGAAAAGGCGTTTGGAGAGGTTCAAGTTTGATTATTCAGTGTCAGTCCTTCAATACATTTTCTTAAGCTCTGCCGGGCTGAAGAAAACACTCAGGATCCTTGATTTTGGTTTTTAAATATCTATATCATAAATTCAATCATTGAAATTTAGTGATATGTGTTATATGTTTAGATAGCTTGGCAATTTATAAAACTATAATTTATGAACGGACAACAGGTTATTGTTAATACTTTTATTGTCCGAATTGCTGAATATTGAGCCCTACCAACATTTTTTGTGCTAGGTTGCTTCAAATATAACATTAAAGGCGGATTCAGGATTCAAGGAATATAAAAAAGTAGCGAGACTTCTTCATTAGAGTAAGAGTGATATTTGAGATTTATAAATCTTTTATTTAGCAAAAAATATCAATGCAAGTTCCTAAATTTTAGCTGCCAAAATAAGTTTAGAAAAAGTTTCGTCAGCCTAGTCTTTTTTGTTGAAGCCTGTCCTGAGCGGAGTCGAAGGATTTTGGGCAATGCAAAAAAGAAAAGAGGTCGAAAAAAATTAATAATTTTTCAAATTGACAACAAAATTTATGGAGGAGAGGATTGACAAAGTAAATTCCATCTAATTTCGAATTTCATTTCTTTATTATATTCCCATTTCCATTTCCTATTTTTACCCACTTATACCATTTAATGAAAACTATCCTTCTCCATCCTTCTTATTTTCCTTCCATTGAACAAATGGCCGCTGCAGCCCAGACAGAAAATATTGTCTGGGAAATGGAGGACAACTACCAAAAGCAGACCTACAGAAATAGGGCCTATATCGCCCATAGCAATGGTATCCTATTATTGAATATTCCCATAAAACACACAAGAGATGGGAAACGTCAAAAAACAAAAGAAGTGATAGTGGAGAATGACTTTCCTTGGCAAGAGCAACACTGGAAAAGTTTACAGAGTGCCTATCGTACTTCCCCTTTTTTTGAATATTATGAGGATGACCTGGAGCATCCTTTTAAAGAACCTGTAACCAGTCTAATGGCCCATAATCTAAAAACATATAAAATCTTAGCTGAACTTATCGGCTTGGAAGCCAAAACTTCAAAAACTATGGTATATGAGGTAAATCCCGAGTTTGAGGATATGCGATATTTAATCAACTCTAAAAGAAAGACCAATTTTGAAACAGAACCCTATACCCAGGTTTTTCAGGAAAACCATGGGTTCCTATCCAACCTTTCCGTATTGGACCTTTTATTTAATGAAGGTCCAAATGCACTAGGATATCTGGAAAGTCAAAAATTAAAATTCTGATTAGATTACCACCCTAATGTAGTGCGTATGGCATAGTGATCTGAAAAAGTATTTTTAAGGGTTTTAAAAGAAATTACATCCAGATTTTCCGAAACCAGGATATAATCTATACGCAACGGAAACCGGTCAAATAAGAACGTAGTCCCCAATCCATTACCTCTTTCCCTAAAAGCATCTTTCATATCACCTTTCATAGTACGGTAAGTATATGAAAAAGGAGTATTATTGAAATCGCCACAAATAATCACCGGGTATTTGGACTTGGCTTTATGGTTCTGGATACTGTTTATTTGGTTCTGTTGTTTAGCAAAAGCATTTGTAAATTTTTTGCGAAGCCAACTATTATCGGTGTCCTGCAAAAACTGAACTTCGGGTAAAATACCGATGGATTGTAAATGCGCACTGTATATGCGGAGAGTGTCTTTCCCTTTTATAACATCCGCATAAATGGTATTATTTCCTGTATCCTTAAAGTCGAACGCTCCTTTATTTATCAATGGATACTTCGAGAATATGGCATTGCCCAATTTCGATTTGGGAGTTTTAAAATGCTCATATCGATAAGGATAGGCAGAAAAATCCACCTTATTGGGTTTGTAATATTCCTGAAAACAGACAACATCCGGATTTTCTGCCTCAAAATACGCCTTCATAGTTTTGGATCCGTTTTCTAAAGGCTTCTTTTCGTAGCTATTAAAAAGACGGACGTTATATGACATAACAGTTAATGTGTTTTTGTAATCAGCCGGATTTCCTTCAGCAGAAATTTTATAAAATGCATTAAAATAAAAGTAGGAAGCCACGATTACGAAAGCCGATATAAAAAACCTTCGTCGGAGCTGAAAAGCCCAATATAGGGCAAAAATGATGTTTATCAGGATAAGGAAAGGAACCAACAAGCTGAGCATTGAGATTGTGGGAAATCGGCTGGGTGGCAGATAGGGAAGAATAAAGGATAATAAAAGCAAAAAGGCCATTAACAAATTGGCCAAATACATAATAGTATTAAAAAACCTGCCCATAGCGCTCAGTCGTCCTTTCCAGCTTTAAAAAGAAAGTCTTTTTCTGCTTTGGTCAAACTTTCATAGCCACTCTGACTTATTTTATCCAGGATAGAATCTACCTTTTTTTGATAATCGGATTTTTGATCCTGATTCTTAGCGGGTTTCGAAGATGTATGTCGCGTTCGATGTACCTTTCTAAATGGTTTTTTCGTCCTTGGTTTAAAGAGGTTTGCGATCCAATCCATAAAGTTCTCGAACCATTTTCCAATATCGTTTCCCTTGGCCAATTGTACGGCATAAAAATAACCAAAAACTCCCCCACCCACGTGGGCCATTAATCCTCCGGCATTACCAGAGGTGGGAATGCGAACGAGATCGAGAAGAAATAGAAACAAAGCAATATGCCAGAGTTTTATGGTAAAGGAAAAAATTCGAAATTCGGTATTGGGAGTATAGGTGGCTATAAATATCATAATTGCAGTAACGGCGCCAGATGCTCCAATTAAATATCCTTTATGGTCATCAAAAACTGGAAAGAAATTATAGGAAAGAACAAAGAGAAGTCCCCCAAAAAGAGCCCCGAGCAAATAGACTGTAAGCAATCGCTTGCCAGTAAAAAGATTCAAAACAAATTGGCCAAACCAGTACAGCCAAATCATATTAAAGAGAATATGGAAAAACCCAAAATGCAGAAATCCATATGTTATCAATGTCCAAGGCCGAAATAAAAGTGTATCCAAGTCATCACTCAATACAAACCAACGAGAGAAATAACCAGGATTCATCCTAAATATAAAAGAACCCAAACTAACGACCAAGAATGCTATAGTATTTATAACTATCAACTTGACCACAATACTGGACATTTTATATTTATATGAAAGATTCGTTATAGCCATATTTAATTCCAACGATGGTTATCAAAACTGTTTTTCTTCCAATACCATGCCATAATAAACCCAAATAATGCACCACCAATATGTGCCCAATGCGCTACTCCAGAGGGGGTACCACTTAGACCAAAAATAAGATCACCAAGGATAATTGCC includes:
- a CDS encoding DegT/DnrJ/EryC1/StrS family aminotransferase, translating into MNEKIYLSSPHMGGSEQDYVQEAFASNWIAPLGPNVSGFELAIESYLGEESHVAALSSGTAAIHLALILLGVGRGDEVICQSLTFSASANPIVYLGATPVFVDSESETWNISPHYLEEAIKSRTAKGKKPKAIVAVHLYGMPYKAEEIREIADKYGIPIVEDSAEALGSTYKERKCGTFGDISILSFNGNKIITTSGGGALVSRNPQHKSKAVFLATQARDEAPHYQHSHIGYNYRLSNVCAGIGRGQMEILDDHVALRRKMNQFYKGIFNPIDGIDVFSEPNPEFFSNHWLSCIIFNNPDNNINPDGLREALLSENIESRPIWKPMHLQPVFKDAPYYGDGTSESIFKNGLCLPSGSNLTEIERERIEKSILAYFNS
- a CDS encoding sugar transferase, with protein sequence MLSFLLLFLFGWLILLLVLFSFLDTGKGLFLQTRIGQYGKPFQIFKIRTMHAQTDQISKYGRFLRRSKMDELPQLFNIFVGQMSFVGPRPDILGYYDQLQGEDRKILELKPGLCSWTALKYIDEDALLQLQADPLKYNDEVIFPDKVKMNLDYYYNRSFWEDLKIMWATALRIIH
- a CDS encoding WbqC family protein; this encodes MKTILLHPSYFPSIEQMAAAAQTENIVWEMEDNYQKQTYRNRAYIAHSNGILLLNIPIKHTRDGKRQKTKEVIVENDFPWQEQHWKSLQSAYRTSPFFEYYEDDLEHPFKEPVTSLMAHNLKTYKILAELIGLEAKTSKTMVYEVNPEFEDMRYLINSKRKTNFETEPYTQVFQENHGFLSNLSVLDLLFNEGPNALGYLESQKLKF
- a CDS encoding endonuclease/exonuclease/phosphatase family protein — encoded protein: MGRFFNTIMYLANLLMAFLLLLSFILPYLPPSRFPTISMLSLLVPFLILINIIFALYWAFQLRRRFFISAFVIVASYFYFNAFYKISAEGNPADYKNTLTVMSYNVRLFNSYEKKPLENGSKTMKAYFEAENPDVVCFQEYYKPNKVDFSAYPYRYEHFKTPKSKLGNAIFSKYPLINKGAFDFKDTGNNTIYADVIKGKDTLRIYSAHLQSIGILPEVQFLQDTDNSWLRKKFTNAFAKQQNQINSIQNHKAKSKYPVIICGDFNNTPFSYTYRTMKGDMKDAFRERGNGLGTTFLFDRFPLRIDYILVSENLDVISFKTLKNTFSDHYAIRTTLGW
- a CDS encoding rhomboid family intramembrane serine protease; translated protein: MAITNLSYKYKMSSIVVKLIVINTIAFLVVSLGSFIFRMNPGYFSRWFVLSDDLDTLLFRPWTLITYGFLHFGFFHILFNMIWLYWFGQFVLNLFTGKRLLTVYLLGALFGGLLFVLSYNFFPVFDDHKGYLIGASGAVTAIMIFIATYTPNTEFRIFSFTIKLWHIALFLFLLDLVRIPTSGNAGGLMAHVGGGVFGYFYAVQLAKGNDIGKWFENFMDWIANLFKPRTKKPFRKVHRTRHTSSKPAKNQDQKSDYQKKVDSILDKISQSGYESLTKAEKDFLFKAGKDD
- a CDS encoding T9SS type A sorting domain-containing protein, translated to METTVFNNWGRFLLLIFFVSSVGWSQGLENFANSPAGTNYEDGSFVGNNGVTWTYVASRDGNGDANGSGIELPALMLRRSSDESKITSSPIPGGIGNFSLKLYKGFTGGGDRQVELFVNGISKGVSTGFDDFDEHIFQVDNINILGNVVIEIRNITSKQVIIDDISWTAFAGGGNTGPSISLIEQNPMKEYVTSSDPVLVSAAIVDVDGISSAELHWGTVSGNLNNTISMALLGGVLFQAVSPIPAHPDGTTVYYEIQATDAHASPATTVSPEHSYTVSDPVPLVLPYFNPFRIQGDLNRAISEDFIFNNTVLISSGGGFLQINNGSVISAQIDFSQYENLTVIFDMTTYGGNNGQEMKISVSNDNGGTFTEVVTIPTPSSYGTFTQLIDLSSLNGNEGRIKFEKVNGSSSIRFRDLSIVGDFEGFFYLNGNWTPYNPNGISTLQDDVFIINGTASLPLNTSTRNVIITDGAQLKIENVLTIAGNILNKGNLWFASTPTRNGELGPVPAGSTVTGNATVHRYLSDKQSYRMISSAVTTTTSIHANWQEGATSNTHNPSPGFGTHITGSTIDQENGFDGTVTGAPSMFRLNYSNQDFGAIDNTDTNLLHAGESFLMWLRGDRSLDLSDMNASSATTLRATGTLKVGTAIQNFSTVNTRDFAMFGNPYQGVVDVNSLMGSAVNVNPLYYYVYDPNLGDHGAFVTVNLTDGNGTNTSGSTANKYLQPGQAAQVSTLAPGPSSLTFNESDKAPGQFTATNATGDLMTADNMLTVQLFTDENFTNGGPVHDSFGIVFAEGSDDGLTMEDAVKPMNFYENLGIDHEGTYLSLEHRSLPQPQPSDTYWIYSSGYQSSDYVLKMNLTGLDNVEVVLEDTFTDETILMSNLQETIHNFSVDPSDPLSVATDRFNIRVNEVLAVNDHNLLSGIMLYPNPLQGNNFQIRVPNLNNENVLVSVKDMTGRSIFNHILECRDNVIIVRMDDNLASGLYLVTINHRGQNQTLRLIKN
- a CDS encoding polysaccharide biosynthesis protein: MRRGKTIQRFFNKRYGLFRRFVLDQRFLPRWVVLSIDLAICVFSYTVSVFLLADTSLQSNDVFSFFQRAVILVSIHLICFVLFRSYSGIIRHSTFTDVYRLAMATVAMFLISMIGNSAYKSFGSHEIFSWMDLLLYAILSFIFLVALRVSVKESYRFLKATAAQSSSKKRLIIFGVSDKSIGLAQSLISDPTAPYQPVAFLSMSEKRNNFKIMNLPVLNCCDDIEDDLRDIRVNFNVEGVLLVGDMLSVVEKNQIMEHAFSVGMEVYSTSLPERWEKHSDMEFKIAPLQIEDLLERHVIETDIKLISEDLRGKNILVTGGAGSIGSELVRQIAELEPKRLIVLDNAESPLHGIDLYLKNNHPQLNYQVYLADVTNKDRMKGIFDKYRFEIVYHAAAYKHVPMIERHPREGIRANIIGTRTLADLAIKYGCERFVMISTDKAVNPSNVMGASKRAAEMYVQALQKRPNVKTKFITTRFGNVLGSNGSVIPFFKEQIKRGGPVTVTHKDITRYFMTIKEACQLVLQAGTMGHGGEIFVFDMGKPVKILDMAERMIKLSGLRPYVDIPIEIVGLREGEKLYEELLIDGETTLPTFHPKIMVGRVMDHDYDEICSSLDELEKLANSIGKKKFIIQKLKCLIPEYVSQNSEFSQLDEHS